GGTACACATTTTGAAGATGTGCAAGGTACCTGGAAAAAGTATTTGAAAGAAAAGATCAAGTTTGgcctcatttttttcacagaaAGAATCACTGTCCCATGAAATGAAGAAAACTAGTCTACCATTATAAGTGATCCAGTAGAAATGCTTGTTCTGCTGAAATGCCTGCATCATTATCCTGATGAAGTTCAGCACATGCAGCAGTTTCGAAAGCCCCTTCTGGCTGAGAACCATGGGCCTTTTCTCCAACTCAAATATGCACTGTGCACAGCCCAGCATTGAGCGGACCTATACAAACATACCAGGAGCCAAAAAAATCAGGCAATATCAACTACACAGGAACACTTGTAGTGGTGGGGTGAAGAAAAATAATCACaatacatgaaaataaaataccttCATGATCAAGATATCTTGGTCTGCATCAAAACCTCCAGGAAAGAAGCATTTGATGAAGTGGTCCACGCTTTTAATGTCTGTTATACTAATTGAGCAGAACTGAAGCAGGTGCAGACTGTAGCCTTGCGACAGAGCCGCCTGGTACAACTGAGTAAAGAAGTGACTAATCAatacaaatgacaaaaaatgcAGGCAGGCAGTTTTAATAATTACCTTTAGTCCAGTGAGAAAGTCTCCAATTCGTAACATGCGGTCCTGATACAATTTAAAAGGTAGGCGTGGTTTGAAGTTTTGCCAGATCTCTGCCAGCAGTTTAATCCTTTCaatgttaataaaataaaacattcaataTCATGACAGTGCCAGGTGGGCACCCCATTATGACTTTAATAGTCTGTTATGTGCCAGGTAATCCATAACTCCAAAATGTAGTTAACAACACCCCAAAAAATAATACtgttttgtttatattatttacaGCTTGAGgataagatatatatatattttttttttaaaaacaacaacgtgTTGCTAGCCTTAGCTATCTTACCCTTTAGCATACGAGACGTTGTCCTGGCAGGTGGACGATACTCGTTTCATGACAGTCATAAACGAGTTAATGTCTCGTTCAAAAGACACAATGACCGGATTTCTTTTGTCAACTTTGCCATAATAGGTCGCTGGTAAATCCATCGATGccataataatgttttttaccCACCAACAAGCGTGGGGAGAAGGCATATCACCATGGTAACCACGACGCCAAATAAAGTAAAGTGATGCGTTAAAAGACGTCGGAATTTTCACACTTTTGCTATCGCAGTTGTATTTGTGGAGATAAAGTTCAGTGTAGTATTGTGAACACAGTAGATGACGTGTATTttcaaacatttctttttttttttggatcgcCTTTGTGATTAAAAGTGGCCAGTTTGCAACACAGCCCAAAAGTCAATTGGCAAGATTAACAAGGGCGGCGGGggaaaatgaaatatttcataACTCAACAAATATGACCACCAAGAACAAGATGAGATTGCCAGCAAAAATGTGTAGAGGACTTCATATTTGACATCTGAGCTCACAGCAAAAATGATACGCGCTAATGCAGCACCGTACAAACTCATCACTTCCCATTCAAGCCACACATCCACTTTGCTCGCAGTCCTAAAGCTTCTGGCACTGGCAGGGCCAGCAAGCTAATGCTCTGGAAGCTGGTCTTCATACAAACACGTGCACAGGGATCCAGACGGGGGCATTTCCTGGGTCCTGCACATTAGCAGCATCAGCACTATTTGCAGCCAATGTCACCTCATGACCAGCCAGATGGGACAGGCAGAGAGACGGAGAGGGGAAAAATAGAGGGAGGGGAGAGACGGCGGCCAGCCACCGTTGGGGAGATGAAACAATGAGGGCAATGGTGGGACAAACAGTTGACATCATTGTTCCAGAAAGATCAGCCTGTTGGCAGGGTCACTGTGCAAGTGGGTTGTTATGGCGGGGTGTGTGGGGGGTGTGCACACATTTGCTCAGGGTGGGATGGGAGGGTAAAGCGCTATAAATGTGCTGCAGGAAAGCACAGCCATCACCCATCTGAGACCGAGTGACACTCCATCGCTGTTTCATCTCATCTGGATACTCATCATGGATATCCCCATTCAGTACCCATGGTACCGCCGGGCCTACCCGTATCGACGCGGCGACCTGTCCTTCGTCGATTCCCTCACCGACTGGCCTCTCATCTGGCCTTTCCCATGGTCCTTTGCTTGGATGCGCCCAAGTTTCATGCGCTGGTTAAACTGGCCTGAAAATGGTCACAGTGAGGTAAAGCGCCCAATGGGTCTTCTCAGCTTCTCAGTGATGTTCCTAACAAGTGTGCTTGTCTCACTCATAGATGCATGTGGAAAAGGATCGCTATGTGATTTATCTGGACGTGAAACATTTCTCACCGGATGAGCTGAGCGTCAACGTCGGCGACGAGCACATCACAATTCACGCCAAGCATGAAGATAGACAGGTTGGTGACATTCTCACTATTGCACATAGAGCTACTGAAGTCCACGTGGGTGACTCTGCTTACTCTCTAGGACGACCACGGCTACGTGTCCAGGGAGTTTCTACGGAAGTACAGGCTTCCTACCGGAGTGTCGTGCGCTGATATCTCCTCCAGCTTGTCCTTCGATGGCGTGCTGACAATCACCGCGCCCAGATCTTCACCTGGCCCCGAGCGTAACATCCCAATATCCTGTGAGGATGGAACAGCCAAGCAGAAAATGTAGAGCGGAATCGAGGGTGGGTGGGGGGCTGCCAGTTTCACTACTAATCCTCACTACTAAATTCTGCACGTGTTTGTATTGAAACCGTTTTGTGGGTGCACGTAAAGGTGGGTCAGCCATGTCTAGATTCCTGCAAAGAGCCTTCTAATAAACCAGTATCTAACTTACTACTATTGTCAAATGCCTGCAAGACAATTGAGCTTTAAACCCCAGATTGACATTTAAAGACAGGAGTCATGTTAGAAATCAAATAACCTGTGCCACCTTAAATGTAAATCTTATTTTGAATTTCAAAAGGTAACTTACAAAGCTTCCATGCCAAAGATGATTCCAGCGGTGCTTGGAGGagtgtgagtctgtttgtttgttttgaactcGGGACCGGGTTCTgctgagagggagggggggaaaaaagggtgAAGGAGTGTTAGTTGAAGGAGGAAATACTGTTAAAAGTTTCCACAGGGAAGCAGGGCCTTTAGGGATAACTTGTatttatgtatgtgtatgtgtatgagtgtgtgatGCTTCCTAAAAGAGTGAAAATGTTCTCAATGATGATCCCTGATCATTCTTTGCAAATGCTAAATATCCCTTGGTGTATTAACACAAACACATGATACATAGAATAAatgttgggaaaaaaataaatgtgtctgAGTTTACATTTTTTGAGAGGAAAATCCATAAAAGTCAGTGATGCAAAAGTACAGACACAAAATACAGTAGATTTGACAAAgtgatgtttattattattagtgtggacATCAAAACTTAATCCACAATACgaaatgagaattttttttttagatgttgcATAACATGCCATAAAGTGCTCCATAAGAAAGGCAATCATTGTCTGCTGTTTGCCAAATACTGAGCCCGTATTTGacgctattttgttttttttaccagtTGCAATGCATTAGCGTATAttcaaaaattattttcaatatataTCCAATTTAATATGAGTCAGTGTCTCCACAACAATGCGAATTACCCCGATTCTGCAGGTGTACCAAACGATGAAGGCTGCTGTATAATCTTGTCATATAAACAAATGTATTCACCTCTGATGGATTCCATTTCAGTTACAGTAAAAGTCCCATttctgaaaacaaaatgaaagtgCAAAAATGAGAAGCGTCATGGATCATTAGTTGGAGTACTGTGTGCATTGAGTGTGTGTTCACCCACAGTCGTCTTGACTTCTGTGTTGGCTGGCTCAAGAGCTTGAACCTCCTCCACCACAGTGCTGGGAAAGTGACCAATACGAGCCTCCTGTCCTCCATAATAGGAATCCTGAACCTGGCAGTGTCCATAGATGACATTTGTTGTAAATATAAACAACCACAGGTTTGGTTCTCCTCcacttttttttagttttactcACACTGCCTGCCCAGAAgaggttgccagtgtcctgcaGCATAGCGTAGACGTAAACAAGCTGCCCCTGTCTGATGGAGATGAACCTGCAGTCTGCGGGGTTATAGTCCTGAATGGCACGAGCTATCAGGATAGCATCTGCGCAGAAATTGGGGGAGGAAATAAGATCAGACTCTTAACAGCGTTATTATAAAGTCACGGGGTACTTACAGCTACATTCCGAGTCAGCGCAGCGTTTTCGAGCTGAAAGTTTCGGCATCTGTCTTCCTGCATCAGAGTTTGGCAACAAAAACCAAAGTGAGAGGAAGAGAAAGATTTTGCAAAGCATGTCTGCACCCACTAGGCTCTTCTTCTGATCTTCAGCTTTGGTAGGAGAAGTTGTGATGGTGCTCGCTATTTGTACTTATTTGTGTTTGCACCCCACCTCATCCCCCTTGCTTACCACCTAACACAGGAGTCCTTTGAAAGCTTTCAAGTAGCTAGGTAAACAGGACGGAGggatgaggaggaggggtgTTGTGGATTGAAGCGTGCAAATTGGACAAAGTCATACTTGTTTTCTGACCTCCACCTCCCTCCCGCCTTTTTTTTCCATGCCAACTTTGCCCAGTGAATTCACACTAGAGTGTCCTCTGAGGCCATCGCTgggttccttccttccttgttcAGCCGCTAGATGTCAGAGAATcttttgctgcttttttttccccgcctcGTACATCCAGCCTCTCCCTTTCAGAGCAAAACTCAAAGAGGTGGAGCCTCTACCTGTATTTACATACAGTTTCCTGCACTGCCAAGGGAACCAGCTGAGCCTCTCCTGAACAAACACTCACCGAACAGGAAGACTATTACTCTTTGGCGTGACAAGCTTGTGGGGACGTTCAGGTaaggctgcctttttttttccaggctgaTGTTGAAATAACATTTTAACATTAAATATGACACAATTGTACGTACAAATCCTTGAGGATAAAAAGGTCAGGTATGTGTTCAGTTAATTTCAAAAGGTCTTGTGACAATTCTTCCCATTTCAATCTCAGCTTCTGTTAAAAACAATGTTTATTATTTTGCCTGTTGTATAATTCAGAATCGCGCGACCCTCAAGAGGATAAGCAGttcaaaaaaattaataatttagcATATAAATCATTTTGTATAGAAGGGTGCTGTTTAATGTTTTGCTTGCGTAACATTATTACACGTGAGaggcaaaatattagaaaccccTCATGGATACGGTACCTAAAGTTGTGACTAGAATTTATCTTACGTTATCAGAAACTATATCTTCAAAAGATAATGTTAAGAAGACTTCTCAATCACAAAACTAAAAGTTTACTGAGTGACATGTTGGGAAGAAACACTGAAAGCCATTAAACATGGAATTCAGGGAGTGGATCCAAACAATGAATATAGTAGATCTGGTATTTCGGTCAGAACTTAACAAAAGAGACTCCCAGACAAAAGAGTATTTGAGATTAGATTACTAGAAAACAGCCACAGGGAACCCTCATAAATATCGTCTGACCTGTATTTACTTTTGGTTTTATTATCTTGTCCTGCACAGGACCGGAAAGGTGAATAATATCAGGGTCATCTGGAGTACGGTGAAGACCTACACACTGCGATTAATTGGATTACAAACACCAATTTCCAGAGGGTTCGTCAACATACCGGTCAGATTTATGATGTTCTCCAAGTGACCCCTGGAACGCCGCGATCATGTTCAGCCCCAGGAAGAGTAGTCTCCCTCCCCCTAGCCTGGAGGACTCCTTTTTCCcgctctcctcttcttcttccatcTCACTTTCCTTCGCCCTGCCCACATCCACGCCGGATCACAGGAGCATCGATAGCGGGGGCAATATAGAGACGGACCTTATTTTGGCAGCTGAGTTGGGACAGGCTCTGCTGGAGAAGAATGAGGAACTGGCTGCTGCTCtggaggagaagcagagggaggtGGAGGTAAGTGTGTTTGATTTGAACCCAGGGAAAACAATCACAACTAAGAATTATGTAAAGGCCACTTTACAGTTAGAAAAACATGACAAGGAACTATGACAGTTTCCATCCGCCCTCTTAATGACATGCCACTGATTGTCTGTGACATAATAACAAGTTGTCTTAGAAGGATGTACCACAGAGTTCATAACTACGTACAtatgaaaataataatgattttttttttcccatgataAATTTCTTACAAAATATCTAACGTCACGAAGTATAAATGCAAACTCAAAGTGAGCTCTGGACTTTGACTACAATTTTAAGGAATGAAATTTGAAACTGAATTTGACTTTTTTATACCCAAATTTGTGTCAGCTCATTCTTTTAAATCAAGAAATAATgcgctttttttaaatttattaacTTTTGCAGATGTTGAATTTGAAAATTCATACCTAACATtaacaattgtttgttttttttaccaaaataaatgatttgaaaaatatttttttgtgaggTAATAATATCAATTTGtaaaactgtattttttttcaactcgtgtatttatttcaaatttaaatACTGTGTTGTCAAAACAATTTGTAAAAAATGGAGTTCACACTTCCTGTTGTgtttgaatgtctcagacaatacaACAGGAGAAGCATGTCCTGCAAAGGAAGCTGGATATGAACGAACTGGCGTCCGGACAGAAAGAAGCTGAGCTGAACGGAGATTTGGCCGCCTTACGCTCCGAGCTGGACCGCCATCACATTCAGGGTCGTGACCGGCGTAAGGATGAAAGCGAGCAACTAACGCAGTTATCTAACCATAACCAGCGCCTGGTGGAGCAGCTATCAGAGGTGCGTTTTACATCATCACTCATCGAGCAGGTTTCGATTCACAAAACACGATGAGTGTTTTGATGATGCAGTTACGTGCTAAACTTAGTACCAAGAAGTCACAATGCAGCCAAACAGGTTCGGGGAGTTTCGTAATTCTTTGAATCAAATTTTCCCCTCTGCCACCTTTCTAGGCTGTCACGCTGGAACATTCCTTGAGGACTGAGATTCGTAGCCTGAGAGAGGAGATGGACGAGTCCTCCTTCAGCCGGAATATTAGCTCCACACAATTAGAAAACACGCTCGCAGAGGTATAAATATCACCCTGACACACTTTCATAGTTACACACAGGCCTCTTTCGTAGACATGTTGACAAAAGTGAAAATAGAAGAGGTTGCTTTTGGATGTGCCTCGTAAATTCCGCAGTTCACACCGAAAATGTTTGATGAGGCTTGGTTGCACCAAATTCATCCAAACATTTCATTATGGACATCCTCGCTTTTTGTGTCAGGCTGGAATAATAAATTGCCTTAGCTAAACTGTTCCTACACAGTTGGTAACACAATTGTCCACAAGATTcaggaggaaataaaaaaataaaacagcggCTTAATTAAGAGGTGTGTCGCAATACCTTCCAGCATTTAGAAATGAATTTAATAAAGGTTTGAACTCCTATTTAAATACAGTAATTTAAAGGAAAGTGATTTTAATTGGTACTGTGACCAGTTTGAAAATTACCTGCGGCGCCCATCCTTTGTCTACACCAGAGCCGAGTTTTGAAAGGGCGCCTGAGTCACATGGAAGCTCAGTTGAAGGCCTCCCAGGAAGACAGCGACAAGCTACGCTCCGAGCGCAACGACCTCAGGGTCAGGGTGACGGAGCTTCAGGTGCAGCTGCGAGAAAAAGAAGCAGAGGTAAACGTCCGCCTTCTAACCAGGTGGTCTTTACGACGACACTAACAGGAAGCAATCAACTTCTCACTAACCAGCAACTAACACAGTGATTGCAGTGTTAGACCCTTgagtgtatctgtgtgtgtttgtgtagctAGAGCAGGAACAAGGGGTGGTGTTTGAGTTGCGTACCATGAATCGCTCTCTGCAACAAAATGCCCTGAGCCTGGGAGAAGAGAGCATCCTGGACATTACACACACACGACCTTTGTCACTGCTTAG
The nucleotide sequence above comes from Syngnathus scovelli strain Florida chromosome 15, RoL_Ssco_1.2, whole genome shotgun sequence. Encoded proteins:
- the LOC125982728 gene encoding alpha-crystallin B chain, whose product is MDIPIQYPWYRRAYPYRRGDLSFVDSLTDWPLIWPFPWSFAWMRPSFMRWLNWPENGHSEMHVEKDRYVIYLDVKHFSPDELSVNVGDEHITIHAKHEDRQDDHGYVSREFLRKYRLPTGVSCADISSSLSFDGVLTITAPRSSPGPERNIPISCEDGTAKQKM
- the mia gene encoding melanoma-derived growth regulatory protein, producing the protein MLCKIFLFLSLWFLLPNSDAGRQMPKLSARKRCADSECSYAILIARAIQDYNPADCRFISIRQGQLVYVYAMLQDTGNLFWAGSVQDSYYGGQEARIGHFPSTVVEEVQALEPANTEVKTTKWDFYCN
- the bicdl2 gene encoding BICD family-like cargo adapter 2 isoform X1 — protein: MFSPRKSSLPPPSLEDSFFPLSSSSSISLSFALPTSTPDHRSIDSGGNIETDLILAAELGQALLEKNEELAAALEEKQREVETIQQEKHVLQRKLDMNELASGQKEAELNGDLAALRSELDRHHIQGRDRRKDESEQLTQLSNHNQRLVEQLSEAVTLEHSLRTEIRSLREEMDESSFSRNISSTQLENTLAESRVLKGRLSHMEAQLKASQEDSDKLRSERNDLRVRVTELQVQLREKEAELEQEQGVVFELRTMNRSLQQNALSLGEESILDITHTRPLSLLSEIQQSQAKDALLAHSVALQARDDEIAALKEELQSQQEELELLREEIKPFRGSPGAPNYSSLESELAMVRQEKDLLTHQLLNTIQHKVALSQELDAWQEDMRLVINQQVLQKEEDRLKMVERESTGGLQRSKSLKLKGEVGKGFFASLFKDK
- the bicdl2 gene encoding BICD family-like cargo adapter 2 isoform X2; this encodes MFSPRKSSLPPPSLEDSFFPLSSSSSISLSFALPTSTPDHRSIDSGGNIETDLILAAELGQALLEKNEELAAALEEKQREVETIQQEKHVLQRKLDMNELASGQKEAELNGDLAALRSELDRHHIQGRDRRKDESEQLTQLSNHNQRLVEQLSEAVTLEHSLRTEIRSLREEMDESSFSRNISSTQLENTLAESRVLKGRLSHMEAQLKASQEDSDKLRSERNDLRVRVTELQVQLREKEAEAKDALLAHSVALQARDDEIAALKEELQSQQEELELLREEIKPFRGSPGAPNYSSLESELAMVRQEKDLLTHQLLNTIQHKVALSQELDAWQEDMRLVINQQVLQKEEDRLKMVERESTGGLQRSKSLKLKGEVGKGFFASLFKDK